Proteins from a single region of Herpetosiphonaceae bacterium:
- a CDS encoding TIM barrel protein yields MPRPITLFTGQWADLPLEQLAPKAKAWGYDGLELACWGDHFEVDRALEDDGYVRRKRDLLERHGLHCWAISTHLVGQCVADRLIDERHQGILPARIWGDGDAEGVRQRAAEEVKNTARAAAAFGVRQVNGFTGSPIWHLLYSFPPNSWATIEAGYREFADRWN; encoded by the coding sequence ATGCCACGACCAATCACGCTATTCACCGGGCAGTGGGCCGATCTGCCGCTCGAACAGCTCGCGCCCAAGGCCAAAGCGTGGGGCTACGACGGCCTGGAGCTGGCCTGCTGGGGCGATCATTTCGAGGTCGACCGGGCGCTGGAGGACGACGGGTACGTGCGACGCAAGCGCGACCTGCTGGAGCGGCACGGGCTTCACTGCTGGGCGATCAGCACCCACCTCGTGGGGCAGTGCGTCGCGGATCGGCTGATCGACGAGCGGCACCAGGGCATTCTCCCGGCGCGAATCTGGGGCGATGGCGATGCCGAAGGTGTGCGCCAGCGCGCCGCCGAGGAGGTCAAAAATACCGCCCGCGCCGCAGCCGCCTTTGGCGTGCGGCAGGTCAACGGCTTCACCGGCTCGCCGATCTGGCATCTGCTCTACTCGTTCCCGCCCAACAGCTGGGCGACGATCGAGGCCGGCTATCGCGAGTTCGCCGACCGCTGGAATC